The Lineus longissimus chromosome 2, tnLinLong1.2, whole genome shotgun sequence genome window below encodes:
- the LOC135483794 gene encoding putative nuclease HARBI1, with the protein MSMQSVCVLPNGSSTLILGFPNVIGALDCTQIKIQAPSQFEDVYVCRKSIHSINVQMICDADRIATNLVAKWPGSVHDSRIFKVSSIGRELANQAPHDGFLLGDKGYALEPYLMTPYRNPTPEEARYNAAQARTRTRVEQAFGILKRRFHCLHDEIRLVPEQACEVIVCCVILNNIDKDSIIVKMFSCGIDS; encoded by the exons ATGAGTATGCA GTCAGTTTGTGTGTTGCCTAATGGTTCTTCCACTTTGATTTTAGGTTTCCCTAACGTAATCGGTGCTTTGGACTGCACACAGATAAAGATTCAAGCCCCATctcaatttgaggatgtttatgTCTGTCGCAAATCCATTCACAGCATCAATGTTCAG ATGATATGTGATGCTGATCGCATTGCCACAAACCTTGTAGCCAAATGGCCGGGAAGTGTTCACGACAGTCGAATATTCAAGGTGTCGTCCATTGGCCGAGAACTTGCTAACCAAG CTCCACATGATGGATTCCTTTTGGGAGACAAAGGTTATGCACTTGAACCGTACCTGATGACACCTTATCGGAATCCAACACCTGAAGAAGCTAGATATAATGCCGCCCAAGCACGAACCAGGACACGAGTTGAGCAGGCCTTTGGCATTTTAAAGAGGCGGTTCCATTGCTTGCACGATGAAATTCGGCTGGTCCCAGAACAGGCCTGTGAAGTGATAGTCTGCTGTGTAATCCTCAATAACATTGATAAGGATTCtattattgtcaaaatgttttcatgtGGTATTGATAGTTAG